Proteins encoded within one genomic window of Ascaphus truei isolate aAscTru1 chromosome 8, aAscTru1.hap1, whole genome shotgun sequence:
- the LOC142501482 gene encoding cold-inducible RNA-binding protein B isoform X2 produces the protein MSSDDGKLFVGGLSFDTDEQNLEEVFGKYGQIQEVVVVKDRETKRSRGFGFVTFENPEDAKDAMEAMNGKSVDGRQIRVDQAGKSSGDRRGGYRGGSSGGRGFFRGGRGRGGGDRGYGGSSRFDNRSSGGYGGSGGSRDYYGSGRSQGGYGDRSGGSYRDSYDSYATHE, from the exons ATGTCTTCTGATGACGGGAAACTCTTTGTTGGTGGTCTGAGCTTTGATACAGATGAACAGAATCTGGAGGAGGTGTTCGGCAAATACGGACAGATCCAGGAGG tGGTTGTGGTGAAAGATCGGGAGACAAAGAGATCCAGGGGCTTCGGCTTTGTCACCTTTGAGAATCCAGAAGATGCCAAGGACGCCATGGAAGCCATGAATGGAAAG TCTGTGGATGGGCGTCAGATCCGTGTTGACCAGGCTGGCAAATCCTCCGGTGACAGGAGAGGGGGCTACAGAGGAGGCTCATCTGGAGGCAGAGGGTTCTTCCGTGGTGGCAGAGGACGAG GTGGTGGAGACAGAGGCTATGGTGGAAGCAGTCGCTTTGATAACAGAAGTAGTGGAGGTTATGGTGGCAGTGGAGGATCTCGGGATTATTATGGCAG TGGCAGGAGTCAGGGGGGTTATGGTGATCGCTCTGGAGGATCATACAGAGACAGTTATGACAGTTATG CTACACACGAGTAA
- the LOC142501482 gene encoding cold-inducible RNA-binding protein isoform X1: MSSDDGKLFVGGLSFDTDEQNLEEVFGKYGQIQEVVVVKDRETKRSRGFGFVTFENPEDAKDAMEAMNGKSVDGRQIRVDQAGKSSGDRRGGYRGGSSGGRGFFRGGRGRGGGDRGYGGSSRFDNRSSGGYGGSGGSRDYYGSGRSQGGYGDRSGGSYRDSYDSYGKLGIRGE, encoded by the exons ATGTCTTCTGATGACGGGAAACTCTTTGTTGGTGGTCTGAGCTTTGATACAGATGAACAGAATCTGGAGGAGGTGTTCGGCAAATACGGACAGATCCAGGAGG tGGTTGTGGTGAAAGATCGGGAGACAAAGAGATCCAGGGGCTTCGGCTTTGTCACCTTTGAGAATCCAGAAGATGCCAAGGACGCCATGGAAGCCATGAATGGAAAG TCTGTGGATGGGCGTCAGATCCGTGTTGACCAGGCTGGCAAATCCTCCGGTGACAGGAGAGGGGGCTACAGAGGAGGCTCATCTGGAGGCAGAGGGTTCTTCCGTGGTGGCAGAGGACGAG GTGGTGGAGACAGAGGCTATGGTGGAAGCAGTCGCTTTGATAACAGAAGTAGTGGAGGTTATGGTGGCAGTGGAGGATCTCGGGATTATTATGGCAG TGGCAGGAGTCAGGGGGGTTATGGTGATCGCTCTGGAGGATCATACAGAGACAGTTATGACAGTTATGGTAAGTTGGGGATCAGAGGGGAATGA
- the LOC142501483 gene encoding cold-inducible RNA-binding protein B-like, which translates to MSSDDGKLFVGGLSFDTDEQNLEQVFCKYGQISEVVVVKDRETKRSRGFGFVTFENPEDAKDAMEAMNGKSVDGRQIRVDQAGKSSGDRRGGYRGGSSGGRGFFRGGRGGGERGYGSSRFDNRSSGGYGGGSSGGSRDYYGSGRSQGGYGDRSGGGSYRESYDSYATHE; encoded by the exons ATGTCTTCTGATGACGGGAAACTCTTTGTTGGTGGTCTGAGCTTTGATACAGATGAACAGAATCTGGAGCAAGTGTTCTGCAAATACGGACAGATCTCAGAGG tGGTTGTGGTGAAAGATCGGGAGACAAAGAGATCCAGGGGCTTCGGCTTTGTCACCTTTGAGAATCCAGAAGATGCCAAGGACGCCATGGAAGCCATGAATGGAAAG TCTGTGGATGGGCGTCAGATCCGTGTTGACCAGGCTGGCAAATCCTCtggtgacaggagaggaggctaCAGAGGAGGCTCATCTGGCGGTAGAGGATTTTTCCGTGGTGGCAGAG gtggtggggagagaggctATGGAAGCAGCCGTTTTGATAACAGGAGTAGTGGAGGTTATGGTGGTGGCAGCAGTGGAGGCTCCCGGGATTACTATGGCAG TGGCAGGAGTCAGGGGGGTTATGGTGATCGTTCCGGAGGAGGCTCCTACAGAGAGAGTTATGACAGTTATG CTACACACGAGTAA